A genomic segment from Candidatus Anaeroferrophillus wilburensis encodes:
- a CDS encoding leucyl/phenylalanyl-tRNA--protein transferase, which yields MPVYQLTNELNFPPPQMAEPSGLLAIGGDLSTERLLQAYARGIFPWYSAGDPLLWWSPDPRTIIIPDEFHCSRRLRRLIRQQVYTIRADTAFAEVVEACAGIPRAHEQGTWITPEMQSAYCRLHKAGFAHSIEAWQREELVGGLYGVSLGRGFFGESMFSHTSNASKTALAALVETLASWHYLFIDCQFTTAHLSTLGAREIPRQRYLALLHEAFRHPTGPGLWTASFPTAGEIP from the coding sequence GTGCCGGTTTACCAGCTTACCAATGAATTGAATTTTCCCCCGCCTCAAATGGCTGAGCCCTCAGGACTGCTGGCCATCGGCGGCGATCTGAGTACCGAGCGGCTGTTGCAGGCGTATGCCCGCGGAATCTTCCCCTGGTATTCAGCCGGTGACCCCCTGCTCTGGTGGTCGCCGGATCCCCGCACCATCATCATCCCCGATGAATTTCATTGTTCACGACGCCTCCGCCGGCTCATCCGCCAGCAGGTGTACACCATCCGCGCCGATACCGCTTTTGCCGAGGTTGTTGAAGCCTGCGCCGGCATTCCCCGCGCCCATGAGCAGGGAACCTGGATTACCCCGGAGATGCAGTCGGCCTATTGCCGGCTTCACAAGGCCGGTTTCGCCCACTCCATTGAGGCCTGGCAGAGAGAAGAACTGGTCGGCGGCCTCTATGGCGTTTCCCTGGGCCGGGGATTTTTCGGCGAATCGATGTTTTCACACACCAGCAACGCCTCCAAAACCGCACTGGCCGCACTGGTGGAAACACTTGCCAGCTGGCATTACCTGTTCATCGACTGCCAATTTACGACCGCCCATCTCTCCACCTTGGGAGCACGGGAAATCCCCAGGCAGCGCTATCTGGCCCTGCTGCATGAAGCCTTCCGGCACCCCACTGGGCCAGGGTTGTGGACTGCATCCTTCCCGACCGCCGGTGAAATACCCTAA